The genomic region GGGTAAAAGACGATATCGCCGCTGCCCGTTACGCGATCAAGATACCCATTAACGTAGAGCGGAGGAACCTTCGCAAGGGTATGCCTCTCTACAATACCCTCCTTGCCCTCACGGAGGAGGAGATCCTTCTCTTCCAGCGCACAAAGTACGCCGTGGACAAGACAGTGATCCCCTACGGAGACCTTCTCTATTTCCAGTACGGCCATAACCTGCTCCTGGGAGAACTCCTTCTGGCCACGGCCGATCACTTTGACTCGGTTATCTTTAATCCCGTGGAAATAGAGCCGCTGGAGGAGGTTCTGCGAATCATCCGCAGGAGCTTTGTGAACAACGATGTGACGGTGGACGTGAAAACCCTGCCCGAGAACAGGGATGAAAAATCCCACTTCTACGAATCGCTGGTACTGGCGGATTTTCGGGACGAAGAGGTGACTCCCGTGGAGTACCAACCCTACCGGGAGTACCGCTCTGAGGGGCGGAGAAAAAAGCAGGTTCTGCAGGATACCCTGTTTCTTGCAACAGCCCGGGAACTGGTGGTAATTAATCGGGACAAGCCCACCAAAAGTGAGGATGATGCCGATTACGGCTACCGCTACACCTTTATCCCCTACGACCGGATCACGGGAATAACCCTGGATCCCGACGAGGGAGACGAAAGCGTTCTGGATCTGTCCGTTCATTTCGGGGAGAGCCGGGTTGTCTTTCCCGTGGCGCCCGATTTTTCCCAGGAACGGCTCACGGCGCTTCTTGACCGCCTGTAACAGGCGGCATTTCCGGCTGCACCGGCCTGAGCAACAGCAGGGGAACGGGCGTGCTATCGGGGTTTTCCCGGTTTAGCACTTGCCTTTTTCCCTGTATCAATCATACTTCATTGTATGAATTCAATACGAAAAAATAGGGCCGCTCTGATGTTCACAGCGGCTCTGGTTGTCCTGGCAGGGGGGGCTTCCCGGGCAGATGCGCAGAGTGTAGATCCGGCTTTCATGGCTGACCTGCGGGAAGCTTTGCAGACCAATACCTACCTGCTCTCCACGGGAGTGCGGGCAACTCTTCCCAGCCGTTTGGGGCGCGATCTGATCGAGCGTTCCGAGGGGACCCGCATCGGGCTGATCGGCGGGATCTCGGCCAATGTCTACGAGCAGGACCAGACCGATGATGTCCAGCACGAAGAGGATGAGGCGGCCACCTCGTTCTTTGAGTTCCAGTTCTACGAGATCCCCCTGGGAAAGCATGTGGAGGTTACCGGCCTGGTGGGCTACTTCGGTGAACCCGATCACATGGAGGAGGATTTTGATAACTGGAACCTCTTCAGGCCGGTCAAAGACAGAATTCCGCCGCCCACGGGGATAAAGCTCAAGCTGGGCGATGACGAGGTAGAGTACTACCCCCTGGGTTCGGGGCGGGTCGTTCTGGAAGCCACCTTCTTCAACCACCTCCAGCTCGGGTTCGGCTACACCCAGTACGCCTACAAGATCGTCTCCCGTCCCGATGGAGGGACAGAGAGTGATGAGTTCCTCGATCTCTCGATCATGCACGTCTCGGCCAACCTGCGAAACCTGGGGGCACTGGTGGGTCTTTCTGAAGAGGGAGGCGGTTCGCTAGGGCTCTTTAACAAGGTCTCCTTCTCCGAGGACCAGGGGTACCTGGGGTCCGTTCACTTTGTCCCCACGGGGCTCATGATGCTCCCGGCGGTAGAGATCGCCGTCTTCCCCGAGCTGGACGACCTTTTTATCGGGACGCTCTTCCTGGAGACTCCCCCCACCTACCTGGGATCGCTCTCGTTAAAGCCCTCCTTTGCCAACAAAAGCACCTGGTTTGCCGAGGTGGATGTCTTTTATAACTTCTATAATCCTCTGTTGTGGTTCTACCGGGAGTTTCTTGCCGAGGAGGGCGAGGAGTTGCCTCCCCCCGATACGGCCCGGGAACGCCAACGCTTCTTGAGAGGGGAACCGGGGCATATTATTTCTGTCGGGGTCGGGCTCACCTATACCAACCTCTACCCCTACGGTATCCGGGGCGAGACCGACTACGATGGCCATATCAGCCCCTACTTCTCCATGAACGGAGCCTTCCGGTGGGCCGAGGGGCTCTATGGGTACGGAGAAATTTCCTTGCGCCAGGATACCCTGGACAGCGTTCCCAACATGCTGGGTCTCGATCAGGGGAAAGAGGGGGTGGTCTCGATGAACTTCGGGATCGGTTTGCATCTGCAGTAAGAAGCCGCAGGAATCCGGGGTGCTCCCCGGATTCCCTGGCAAGGCGGGACTCGTCAGAGCCGGGGAAGATCCACGGCGAAGACGGCCCAGCCCTCGCTGTCTTCCTCCACAAAGGAAAGACCCTGGAGGTTGTGGCGATCCACGTAGTCCACTGCCCGAGGTGAGGAACTGAAGTAAAGGGGGCCAGCTGTTTCCACGGGCTTGATACGCCAGTTCCGGGAGGGTTCGGGATTGATCACCTGGCGCTGGCTGATATAGTTGATAATCTGCTCCCGGTTGATATCGGTGGTGGCCATGAGGATATTCTCCTCTGTCATGTGAGGGAAACTTCCGCCGCCGGAACCCCGGTAATTGTTTGTTATCACCAGAAAGATCATCTCTTCGGCAAGCTCCGTTCCTTCAAAGGTTGCCGATACCACCCGTTTGCCTGCGGGTTTTGTCACATCCAGGAGATACTCGATTCCCTCGATCACGTCGAAGTTATAGGCGCGAAAATCGTAGTTCACCAGGTGCTGTGGTTCCGCCCTGGCGGGGTCGATCTGGTTGAAGTTCTCGGCAGAGCGCTCCAGCCAGTCCCGGACCTGGAGGCCGTTGAGCTTCGCCACGTAGACCGTGTTGGGAAAGACATAGAGATCGGTTACATCGCCGATGTTTACCTCTTGCGAGACCTGGGTGAAGTCCAGGGGGCCATTCCTGCCGGCGATAAAGGGAGCGGCCGCGCTGAGAATGGGGATGTCTTCCCATTCCGTGTCGGCAAAGATCTGTTGGGCATACCAGAGTTGGGCCTCGTTTACAATCTGCGTTACGGCCGTATCTTTCACGCGGGAGAAAAAGGAGGCGATCTCCCGTTCGGTCTCCCCGATGGGGGTGCGCACGTAGGTCAGGGTTTGCTCGTGCCGTTCCCGAACGATCTCCTCGATCAGGGGATGCGAGGCAACCTCTTCTGTGATGGGTCGAAGGTGGCTTTCACCGGAAACGACCTGCCACGAGCCGTTGCTGTGACGAAGGTTCAGCTCTATCACGCCGAGGTTTCGTCCCCAGGCGCCGGGCATCACCGAAGGAATTCCGTGAAGAAGACCGCGATCGTTGTCGATTTTCTCGGGGTGTTCCTCAGCGAGGCTGGCGAAATCTCCCGGAAAGCGGCGGTGCTGGTGTCCCAGAGCCATGGCGTCTATTCCCGGAACCTGGGCGAGCCACCAGGCGGCGTTTCCCCGGGCGCTATAGGAGTCTTCCGGGGCCGGATCTATTCCGGTGTGGGCCACGGCGATCACGATATCGGCCTTTTCGCGTACCTGGGGGACGATCTTTCTGGCCTGTTCTGCAATATCGGGAGCAATTATCTTCCCCTCCAGGTGGCGGCGGCCCCAGTCCATGATATGGGGAGGAACAAAGCCTATCACGCCGATCTTGATGGGGATGCCATCGATCTCGCGTTCCAGAATGACATAGGGGTCGGTGTAAAACTCTTCGGGATTATCGGCCCGCATGATATTTGCTGAAAGCCAGGGGAACTCTGAGCCCCCTTGGGCCCGTTCAAAGAAGTCCAGGCCGAAGTCGGTCAGCTCGTGGTTTCCCACGGTGGCGGCATCGTAGCCCATGGCGTTCATCGCCAGGATGATCGCCTGGGTCTCGTCGCCCTGCAGAGGCTGTACTTCCGCTTCCAGATCTCCCACGAGACTTCCCTGGATATCATCGCCTGCCGAGAAGAGAAGTGTGTTGGGGAATTCCTGACGGGCCGCCTCAACCAGAGTATAGATCTTGCTGAGGCCGATCGTCTCGTCGGGGCGGTCGTTGATGTAGTCGTAGGGCATGATGTACTGATGCAGGTCCGTGGTCGTGAGGACCGTCAGGGTATGCTCCGTATCGGGGCGTGTCTCCGGGGGCGTTCCGGCGCACCCCGTTGCCGCCAGGGCAAGGGCCACGGCCAGGGCCGTCATCAGGGACAGTAACGTTTTTTGTCTCCGCATGGTCAATTCCTCCTTATGAAATAGACAGGGATAGCTAAGAAAAGGTTTTCTTTGAGGCTAGGACTGTTTTTTGTTTCTGTCAAGGTTTTCACGGCTGGTTTTCACGGGAGCCTTTTCGGAGCACCCGCTTTCGGGGAGGGTCGTTTCGGAAAAGGAGTTATTCTGCCGGGAGCCGCCGGTCCAGGGTCTCCTGGAACCGGGCGAAGGAGAAGAGCTCGTCGATGATGAGAATTCCTGCTCCGGAGGGACCGCTCCGCGCCATGAGTTCGGAAAAGCGAATGGAAAGATCGATCGTGGCCAGGTGGGGTGAGCGCTTGACGATGGACTCCCTGATGGACGAGAGAAAGAGATTCCCCGAGTTTGCAACCCCGCCCCCGATATAGACCGCCCCGGGGTTGGCAAAGTTCACCAGCTTGGCCAGAACAGAGCCGATCTTGCGTCCGCTCTCCTGGATAATCCTGATCGAGGCCATGTCTCCGCGCTGGGCGCAATCACCCACATCCCGGGAGGTGATGCGGCTTTTTGACTGAAGGATATTCTCCAGCAGGGGGCTTTCGCCGGTCATGGCCGCCTCCAGTCCTTTGGAGGCGATAGCCGGAGCGGCTGCAATAGCCTCAAGACACCCCTGGTTTCCGCAGTGACAGAGACGGGTTTCTCCATCGATACCGATGTGGCCGATATCTCCAGCGCATCCCTTGGAACCCCGGTATATCTTCCCGTCCAGGATGAGACCCGAGCCAATGCCGGTTCCCACCTTCACAAAAATGAAGTCCTTCTCTTCCTGAGCCGCTCCGGAAAAGCCTTCTCCCAGGGCCATGACGTTTACGTCGTTATCTATCAGAACGGGACAGCCAAAATGCTCCTCGTAGACCTTTCTTAAGGGATACTGGTTCCAGAGGGGCAAGTTCGGAGGGGAATCAGAGGTTCCTTTCCGGAAATCCACAGGAAAGGGGAATCCGATACCGATTCCCCAAAGTTTGTCCCGGGGAATTGTTGCCTTCTGGAGCAACTCCTCGATTTTTTCCATGATGAATCGGTTTGTCGGTTCCGGTTCAATTACCGAGGTCATCTCCCAGGACCCTTCCACCAGGGTGGTCATGGCAATATTGAAAATATTGATCGTCAGGGCGTGGATGCCCAGGAGAACTCCCACAACGCAGCCCGAGTCAGCGGCAAGTTCCAGTCTGAGTTTGCGTCGGGCCTTCTCCCCCGTGCCGGGTGATTCCTCCCTGATGAGGCCCCGGGAAAGAAGCCGGTTGATCTGAAGTGAGACAGTTGATTTTGAGAGACCGGTTCTATTGACGATATCGGTTCTGTTGACGGGGCCCTCGGTGCGAATGATGTGAAAGATAAGCGCCACCGCCGACGGTGTCTGATAGTAAAGGCTCCTCATGGTAGCGATACTCTAAAGCCGTAATCAAGCTATGTCAAGGTTTGGTACTATTATGTTCGATTAGTGCACAAAAAAGATTGACGACAAGATTATTACGTCTTATAGTGAAGCATCATCGTTGGAATGTTGGATGAGGAGGTTTGGATGAAGATGAAAAGAGTTTTGGTTTTGGGTCTCCTTCTGGGGCTCTTGGTATCCGTTTTGGTCAGCGCCGCCGGCCGGGGAGAAGCCAAGTCTGAAGGGTTTGTCATTGGTGTGAGCAACCCCTGGGTAGGGAGTGAGTGGCGCACCCAGATGGTAGACCGGGTTCAGGAGGTCGCACAGCCCTATATTCGAGAGGGTTTCATTAAAGAAGTTGTTGTCCAGAGTTTTGATGTTCCCCTGGAGGGACAGATAGACCAGATCAGAAACCTGATCTCTCGCGGTGCCGATGTGATCCTGGTGAACCCGGCCGATGCCAACGCCCTGAACCCCGTCATTCGTGAAGCGGTCCAGCGGGGAATCATCGTGATCGCCACCGATACAGAGGTATCATCCCCCGATGCAATAAACGTGGCAATTGACCAGGCCGAGTGGGCACGGATCAGCGCCAGGTGGCTTGTGGACAAGCTTGGGGACCAGGGGAAGATTGTTGCTATCAACGGAATTTCCGGTCATCCCGCCAACACAGCCCGTGTCAGAGGATATACCGAGGTGTTTCGTGATGCTTCGGGGATCGAAATTCTCAACCAGGTGAATGCAGACTGGGACAACGCTCTGGGGCAGTCCACCATGCAGAACCTCCTTGCCACCTATCCCGACATCAACGGGGTCTGGGTCCAGGATGGCATGGCCGAGGGAGCGCTCCGGGCGATCCGTTCTGCCGGTCGGGACGATATCTACGTAACCGGTGAAGCTCGGGTGGGGTACCTCAACCTCTGGAAAGAGACGGGAATCGACGGGATTGGTGTTGCCAACCCTCCGGGATGTATGGCGTCTGCTCTGGAAGTTGCCGTTCAGCTCCTGAAGGGGCGCGAACTGAAGGATGGCGTCCTGTCAGGACCGTTCGGGAATACCCTTTATGTTCCCGTTCCGGTGGTGGTTACCAACCTGAACTTTGACACGGTCTACAACGAATACAAGGGATACCCCGACTACTACTCTGTGGACGGGCATATTACGCCGGCCCAGGCTGAGCAGTTCTTCAAGTAAGGTCTCCCGAATTATGCATCGGGAAGACGATCTATCGGGAAGACCCGTCTGATTGTGTGGATCTCCCCGCTTTGGCGGGGGATCCACAGGACAAGCACATGACATTATTGAGCGCACAATCAATCAAGAAGCGTTTTGGCGGGGTCACAGCCCTGAGTGGTGCCGACTTCGATCTGCGGTCCGGGGAGGTCCATGTCCTTCTCGGGTCCAACGGGTGCGGGAAGAGCACTCTCTGCAAGGTGATCTCCGGTGTGGTCCGGCCTGACTCCGGTACGGTTCGGGTGAAGGATCGTCTTTTGGAGGATATAACGCCGCGCCTTTCCCGGGAACGGGGGGTGGGTGTGGTCTACCAGGAACTCAGTCTGGTTCCGAGCCTCTCGGTGGCCCAGAATATTCTTTTGGGAATGGAGAAGGTTAACGGGCTGGGGATTCTCAGGGATACAAAAAACGAAGAGGCCCTGGAAGAAATCTTCTCGGAATTTCGTGATCTCTTTCCCCGGGGTTTCTCCCTGGAGACCATGGTTCATGCCCTTACTCCTGATCTCCAGCAGCTTGTGGAAATCATGAAGGTTCTTGCCAGGGACCCGGAAATTCTGATATTTGACGAGCCCACGGCGTCGCTTTCCAAAGAACAGATAGACCTGTTTTTCGGAATTCTGGATCGCCTCAAGGCGAAAGAAAAGGGAATCATTTTCATCAGCCACAAGTTGGAGGAGATCTTTCGGGTCGGTGACCGGATTACCATCATGCGGGGCGGCAAGCATGTGGGGTGTAGCACCATCTCCTCCATAACCCGCGACGAGATCGTGCATCTCATGGTGGGGGATATCTTTCAAAGCGAGTACCGAAAAAGTTCCCCCTACCGATCGGGGCGGGAGCTTCTGGGTGGACGCGGTTTGTCGGGACGTTCTATCAGGGAAATAGATTTTTCCCTGGGGCAGGGTGAGATCCTTGGTCTTGGGGGGCTTCAGGGGCAGGGCCAACGAGCGTTCCTTCTGACCCTTTTTGGTGTAGAGCCATTACACGAGGGAACGCTGGAACGGGAGGGGAGAGCGGTTTCCCTGAAATCTCCCAAACAGGCCATGAGGGAGTCCCTGGCGTATATCTCGGGAGACCGAAAAAAATACGGGGTTTTCCTCATCCGTTCCATCCTGGAAAACCTCTTTATTTCCAGGGTTATCCTGAACACAATGCCTCTTTTTCGCCGGAAAACTCTGAAAGGCTCTGCCGATTCGGTTATCCAGGATCTGGGGCTGGTCTACGATACGCTGGACAGACCTGTGAGCACCTTGAGCGGAGGAAACCAGCAAAAAGTTATCATCGGCAGGTGGCTTCTGAACAACCCTGCAGTCATCCTCATGGATGATCCCACCAAGGGTGTCGATGTGAAAACGAAAAAAGATCTCTACGAGCTGATGGAGCGAATGTGCCAGGCCGGGTGTTCGGTAATCTGGAACTCCTCGGATGATCAGGAGCTTTTGCAAAACGCCGACAGGGTGCTGGTTTTCCGCGAGGGGCGGGTGATCCGGGAGCTCTCCGGCAAGGATCTGAACGAGTCGACCCTGTACCGAGCTGCCCTGGGGGTGGACGATCCCGCCGAGGAAGGAAGGTAAATCGTGGTGAAACAGTTCTTTTCCCTGGCCGGTGCAGCGTCGGGGGTGAAAATGTTCTTTCTGAAGGGCGAGGCCTGGAGATTGTCGTTTCTGGTGATGCTAGCCCTGGTGGCGGTGATTACGGCGGTGCAGCCCGGCTACATTCTGCCCTACAACCTGCTTGTCAAGTTGAGAACGTGGCTTCCTCTCATACTGGCTGCCTACGGCCAGACCTTTGTTATTCTCGGGGGAGGTATCGATCTTTCCGTGGGAACCATGATCGCCCTGGTGAATGTCACGGCTGTTGAGGTGATGGCTGCAGGCGGGTTTTCTCCCCCGAGTATCGTCCTGGGGCTTCTGTGCGGAATTGCCGCAGGGCTGGCTGCGGGGGCGGTGAACGGTTTTTGCGTAGCCTATCTGCGGTTTCAGCCCATCATCACGACCTTTGCCACGGGGATCATCTGGACCGGGCTGGCCCTATGGATACGGCCCGAATCGGGCGGAGGCGTGCCCATGGAGTTGTATGATCTCTACTCGGGACAGTTCCTCTTCTTTCCTCTGGTCGTCTGGGTGGTGCTTGCCCTTTTCGGGCTGTCCTGGGTCCTGAAAAAAAGCTCCTTCGGGGTACACCTGAAGGCCGTGGGGGGCAATGCCCCCGCTGCGTTTGAAACGGGTCTTCCCGTGGCACGGATACGACTTTCGTCATACATGATCTGCAGCGTTTTCGTTTCGCTGGCCTCGTTCTGCATTCTGGGAGAGACGATCACGGGTAATCCCTACGCGGGACAGGGCTACGATCTGGAATCGATCAGCGCCGTTGCTCTGGGAGGAACGAGTCTGGCCGGTGGTATCGGTGGTCCCGTGGGAAGTGTCTTCGGAGCTGCCATTCTGAAGCTGGTCAACGACGCCATCTTCTTCCTGGGGATACCGGTCAACTTTCAGCGGCTTATGCAAGGTCTCATTCTCGTGGGAGCTTTGGCAGCGGGTGGAGTGCTTTCGAAGAAGAACAGGGGAAAAAGCAAAGATGAATCATAACAGTTCTGGAGAAATGAAGCAGCACATCGCCCGGGTTCTGGACCCGACGGTGCTGGTCTTCTCGCTCTGCCTGGTCTTGCTTGCAATCGGGCAGATTGTCTCTCCCGGTTTTGCCGCGCCACGGCAGATTATCAATATGCTGGTGGTGGCCTCTTTTTTGGGAATCGTAGCTGCCGGTCAGAGTTTGGTGGTAATCGGCGGAAAGAACGGGATTGATCTTTCCGTGGGAAATCTGGTGACCTTCGGGGCGATTGTGGGGGGCGCCGTCATGAGGCAACAGGATCAGAGACTGATGCTGGCGCTCCTGGCAGTGCTCTTCTTTTCCTTTTTGGTGGGACTTCTCAACGGCACGGGGGTGGTCTTTTTCGGAATACCTCCCCTGGTGATGACCCTGGGCATGGGGATTATTGTGGCTGCCACCAACAGGTTTATTACTGGCGGTGTTCCCGTGGGAGGGGCGTCTCCGCTGCTGAGGATCCTGGTTGTGGGACGAATAGGGGGCGTTCCGGGAATCCTCTTCTGGTGGATTCTTATCGCGGTGCTGGTGCTGGTCCTTCTCCATAACAGTCGCTACGGCATGAATCTCTACGCTTTGGGAAGCAACGAGACGGCAGCGAAGCTCTCGGGTGTGTCCGTTGTCCCCATGAGGATTATCACCTTCGGACTCTGTTCGCTTCTGGCCGGGCTGGCAGGTTTCCTCTACCTGGGCTATCTGGGCTCTGTCTACAACATCACTCTGGGGGACAAATACACCCTTGCGTCGGTTGTGGCGGTTGTTGTGGGCGGAACGGCCCTTACAGGAGGAGTGGGGGGATATCGAGGGGTGTTTTTTGGGGCGATCATGCTGCAGTTGCTTGAAAGCCTCTTGATAACGCTCAGGATGGAACAATTTGGCAGGAATATCACCTTCGGGGTGGTTCTCCTTTTACTGATTTTTATGTACGGCCGCGATAAGAAACTTCGCATGTGATGGCGTGAAGGAGAATGGATATGAGTGTAATGAGAGTTGGTGTAATAGGAACGGGTCTGATCGGCCCTGTCCATATAGAAGGACTTCAGAGAAACCCCGATCTGGTCCAGGCTGTTGGTGTGGCAGGAACCTCCCTGGACAAGGCCCGGGCAACGGCGCGCAGGTACGGCCTTCCCAAGGCCTACGAGTCCTGGGAAGAGATGCTTCAGGACCGGGAGATCGATGCTGTTCATGTATGCTCTCCCAACCATCTTCATCACGGTATGGTGAAGGCGGCCCTGCTGGCGGGGAAGCATGTGGTGTGCGAGAAGCCCCTCGCCCTGACCCGTGCCGAGGGAGAGGAGCTGGTCGAACTGGCGACCAGCCGGGGGCTTTTTCACGGGGTGCATTTCAACCTTCGCTATTACCCCCTGGTTCAAAACCTGAAACGGAAAATCCGGTCGGGCCATCTGGGGAAACTTGTGAATATCCACGGAGGGTTTCTTCAGGATTGGCTCCTCTATCGGGATGACTACAACTGGCGTCTGGAATCATCCAAGGCGGGCGACACCCGGGTGGTGGGAGACCTGGCGTCGCATTGGTTTGACATGATCGAGTTTCTCACGGGGCAGCAGGTTCAGCAGGTTTGCGCCGATTTCTCCACGGTTCACCCCGTCCGCAGAAAACCCCTGGGTTCGGTTCAGACCTTTTCATCGGCGCCTTCCTCGCCGGACGATTCCGGGGCCTGGGAAGAGTACCAGGTCGATACGGAGGACCAGGCATCGGTCCTCTTTCGGACAGACCAGGGCGTTCAGGGGAGCGCCCTCTTCAGCCAGGTTGCGGCGGGCCGGAAGTGTTACCTGAATTTTGAGATCCATGGTTTGGAGCAGGCCGCCGGGTGGAACTCGGAGGAGCCGAACCATATCTGGTACGGCAACAGGGAGGGAACAAACCAGGTCCAGGTCAAGGATCCTTCATCCTTTGAGGAAGAGGCCCGGAAATATTGTTCCTATCCCGGGGGGCACCAGGAGGGATTTGGTGATACGGTGAAGCAGTTCATGCGCGATTTCTACTCCAGCGTCCAGGCCGGAACAGCCGGAGATTATCCGTCTTTTCGGGACGGGCTTCGGGAAATTGAGGTCTGCGAAGCGCTTCTGACGAGCGCTCGTTCGGGTTCGTGGCAGAAGGTCCAGGGTCCGGCGAAGGACAGCACAAAAATATGATGGAAAAACCGCGAGGTTAGAGAAAGAACAGGGGTGTTGCGTCGGGGATCGCCGGCGCGATAACAAATGACGGCAGGGGAGGAAGAGAATGAATAATCCTATTTGGCTGATGACCTCGGCATTTCCGGGGCTGGGGCTGGAAGAGATTCTTGCCAGAGCAGAGGGGTTGGGAGCCCAGGGTCTGGATGTTTGTGTGTTTCGTCGCGATGGAACCAGAACGGACCACGTGGCGACTCATATCGACTACGAGGATTTCTCGCCGCGCAGGGCCCAGGAGGTGCTGGATCTTTTTGCAGCCCGGGATATGCGATTTTCTCTGGGGGCCTACGAAAACCTCCTGGGGGGCGACCCCGGGGAACGGGTTCGAAACCAGAACCATCTGCTGGCGCTGATCCGGATTGCTCATCTTCTGGGGGGCGATAAAAACGGGGTGCGCGTGG from Alkalispirochaeta americana harbors:
- a CDS encoding bifunctional 2',3'-cyclic-nucleotide 2'-phosphodiesterase/3'-nucleotidase, whose amino-acid sequence is MRRQKTLLSLMTALAVALALAATGCAGTPPETRPDTEHTLTVLTTTDLHQYIMPYDYINDRPDETIGLSKIYTLVEAARQEFPNTLLFSAGDDIQGSLVGDLEAEVQPLQGDETQAIILAMNAMGYDAATVGNHELTDFGLDFFERAQGGSEFPWLSANIMRADNPEEFYTDPYVILEREIDGIPIKIGVIGFVPPHIMDWGRRHLEGKIIAPDIAEQARKIVPQVREKADIVIAVAHTGIDPAPEDSYSARGNAAWWLAQVPGIDAMALGHQHRRFPGDFASLAEEHPEKIDNDRGLLHGIPSVMPGAWGRNLGVIELNLRHSNGSWQVVSGESHLRPITEEVASHPLIEEIVRERHEQTLTYVRTPIGETEREIASFFSRVKDTAVTQIVNEAQLWYAQQIFADTEWEDIPILSAAAPFIAGRNGPLDFTQVSQEVNIGDVTDLYVFPNTVYVAKLNGLQVRDWLERSAENFNQIDPARAEPQHLVNYDFRAYNFDVIEGIEYLLDVTKPAGKRVVSATFEGTELAEEMIFLVITNNYRGSGGGSFPHMTEENILMATTDINREQIINYISQRQVINPEPSRNWRIKPVETAGPLYFSSSPRAVDYVDRHNLQGLSFVEEDSEGWAVFAVDLPRL
- a CDS encoding ROK family transcriptional regulator, encoding MRSLYYQTPSAVALIFHIIRTEGPVNRTDIVNRTGLSKSTVSLQINRLLSRGLIREESPGTGEKARRKLRLELAADSGCVVGVLLGIHALTINIFNIAMTTLVEGSWEMTSVIEPEPTNRFIMEKIEELLQKATIPRDKLWGIGIGFPFPVDFRKGTSDSPPNLPLWNQYPLRKVYEEHFGCPVLIDNDVNVMALGEGFSGAAQEEKDFIFVKVGTGIGSGLILDGKIYRGSKGCAGDIGHIGIDGETRLCHCGNQGCLEAIAAAPAIASKGLEAAMTGESPLLENILQSKSRITSRDVGDCAQRGDMASIRIIQESGRKIGSVLAKLVNFANPGAVYIGGGVANSGNLFLSSIRESIVKRSPHLATIDLSIRFSELMARSGPSGAGILIIDELFSFARFQETLDRRLPAE
- a CDS encoding ABC transporter substrate-binding protein, with the translated sequence MKMKRVLVLGLLLGLLVSVLVSAAGRGEAKSEGFVIGVSNPWVGSEWRTQMVDRVQEVAQPYIREGFIKEVVVQSFDVPLEGQIDQIRNLISRGADVILVNPADANALNPVIREAVQRGIIVIATDTEVSSPDAINVAIDQAEWARISARWLVDKLGDQGKIVAINGISGHPANTARVRGYTEVFRDASGIEILNQVNADWDNALGQSTMQNLLATYPDINGVWVQDGMAEGALRAIRSAGRDDIYVTGEARVGYLNLWKETGIDGIGVANPPGCMASALEVAVQLLKGRELKDGVLSGPFGNTLYVPVPVVVTNLNFDTVYNEYKGYPDYYSVDGHITPAQAEQFFK
- a CDS encoding sugar ABC transporter ATP-binding protein, with translation MTLLSAQSIKKRFGGVTALSGADFDLRSGEVHVLLGSNGCGKSTLCKVISGVVRPDSGTVRVKDRLLEDITPRLSRERGVGVVYQELSLVPSLSVAQNILLGMEKVNGLGILRDTKNEEALEEIFSEFRDLFPRGFSLETMVHALTPDLQQLVEIMKVLARDPEILIFDEPTASLSKEQIDLFFGILDRLKAKEKGIIFISHKLEEIFRVGDRITIMRGGKHVGCSTISSITRDEIVHLMVGDIFQSEYRKSSPYRSGRELLGGRGLSGRSIREIDFSLGQGEILGLGGLQGQGQRAFLLTLFGVEPLHEGTLEREGRAVSLKSPKQAMRESLAYISGDRKKYGVFLIRSILENLFISRVILNTMPLFRRKTLKGSADSVIQDLGLVYDTLDRPVSTLSGGNQQKVIIGRWLLNNPAVILMDDPTKGVDVKTKKDLYELMERMCQAGCSVIWNSSDDQELLQNADRVLVFREGRVIRELSGKDLNESTLYRAALGVDDPAEEGR
- a CDS encoding ABC transporter permease, with product MKQFFSLAGAASGVKMFFLKGEAWRLSFLVMLALVAVITAVQPGYILPYNLLVKLRTWLPLILAAYGQTFVILGGGIDLSVGTMIALVNVTAVEVMAAGGFSPPSIVLGLLCGIAAGLAAGAVNGFCVAYLRFQPIITTFATGIIWTGLALWIRPESGGGVPMELYDLYSGQFLFFPLVVWVVLALFGLSWVLKKSSFGVHLKAVGGNAPAAFETGLPVARIRLSSYMICSVFVSLASFCILGETITGNPYAGQGYDLESISAVALGGTSLAGGIGGPVGSVFGAAILKLVNDAIFFLGIPVNFQRLMQGLILVGALAAGGVLSKKNRGKSKDES
- a CDS encoding ABC transporter permease; translated protein: MNHNSSGEMKQHIARVLDPTVLVFSLCLVLLAIGQIVSPGFAAPRQIINMLVVASFLGIVAAGQSLVVIGGKNGIDLSVGNLVTFGAIVGGAVMRQQDQRLMLALLAVLFFSFLVGLLNGTGVVFFGIPPLVMTLGMGIIVAATNRFITGGVPVGGASPLLRILVVGRIGGVPGILFWWILIAVLVLVLLHNSRYGMNLYALGSNETAAKLSGVSVVPMRIITFGLCSLLAGLAGFLYLGYLGSVYNITLGDKYTLASVVAVVVGGTALTGGVGGYRGVFFGAIMLQLLESLLITLRMEQFGRNITFGVVLLLLIFMYGRDKKLRM
- a CDS encoding Gfo/Idh/MocA family protein encodes the protein MSVMRVGVIGTGLIGPVHIEGLQRNPDLVQAVGVAGTSLDKARATARRYGLPKAYESWEEMLQDREIDAVHVCSPNHLHHGMVKAALLAGKHVVCEKPLALTRAEGEELVELATSRGLFHGVHFNLRYYPLVQNLKRKIRSGHLGKLVNIHGGFLQDWLLYRDDYNWRLESSKAGDTRVVGDLASHWFDMIEFLTGQQVQQVCADFSTVHPVRRKPLGSVQTFSSAPSSPDDSGAWEEYQVDTEDQASVLFRTDQGVQGSALFSQVAAGRKCYLNFEIHGLEQAAGWNSEEPNHIWYGNREGTNQVQVKDPSSFEEEARKYCSYPGGHQEGFGDTVKQFMRDFYSSVQAGTAGDYPSFRDGLREIEVCEALLTSARSGSWQKVQGPAKDSTKI